The nucleotide sequence ACCAAGGACTTCAACGGCGTGAGCCTCTTCAGCGGCACGTCCCAGGCGGTGACGACCGACAGCGATGGCGGTACGTTCAGCATGAGCGGTGTGAACCTCGGCGCGACCACCTACACGACGGCCACGTCATCGACGGTCACCTCCACCACGAACGCAGCCACCGCGCTGACGAACGTGAAGGCGGCGATCACACAGCTCGCCTCTGACCGCGCCACGATCGGCGCTAACATCACCCGCCTGAACTCCACGAGCGAACAGCTGGGTGTGCTGAAAGACAACATGTCCGCTGCCAACAGCCGCATCAAAGATGTGGATGTGGCGGAGGAAAGCACGAAGTTCGCACGCTACAACATCCTGGTCCAGGCAGGCACGGCGATGTTGGCGCAGGCCAACTCCACGCCTCAGTCTGCCCTCCGTCTCTTGGGTTAATCCCCGAGGTCACGGCTCTCAGATTGAGCGGCTGTCCCGGACGGTGTTCGCGCACCGTCCGGGCTCAGCGGCAGGGAGGCGGATAAATTTTCTTCAAGTTTCTCCGCCTCCCAGCCGATAAGGGCGATAACCGATATCAGCGGCCGGCCATGCCGACCGCCCGGCTTTTATGGACCTAAGTTTGTCAGGATTGGCATCTGGCTTTGACTGGAAATCCCTTGTGGACCAGTTGACGGATGTGGAACGTACTCCGCAAAAGCGCCTGTTCAGCGAACAGTCGCTCATAAACCAGCGGAACAACGCCTATTCCAGCATCAAGACCCAGCTCGGTGTGCTCACCAATCGCATCAACGCGCTGAAAGACCCTGCGCTGTTCGATTCGCGCTCGGCTTCGAGCACGGATGCGACCATTGCCAGCGCTTCAGTCACCTCCGGCGCTCCCGCTGGACAATACGCTTTCGCCGTCACTCAATTGGCTTCCTCCGCTCGTCAGTTGGGCACCACTGATGCTGGGGCCTCTCTCAGCGCGACAAATGACGTCTCCGGTGTCGTTCTGGGTTCTGCCGGTTTCAGCACGGCGATCACTGCGGGAAATATCACGGTGAATGGCAAGCAGGTCGCCATCACTACTACAGATACCTTGCAAGATGTGTTCAACCGCATCGGCACAGCGACTGGTGGCGTCGTAACCGGCAGTTACGATTCGGCCACAGACAAGATCAGCCTCACCAGCAGCAACGGCAATGTCGTCCTCGGCAGTGCTACGGATACGAGCAATTTCCTGGCCGTCACCCGGTTGAATAACAATGGCGCGAACACGGTGAGCAGCTCTGCCAAGCTGGGTGGATTGAAACTCACAGGTGCGTTGTCCTCGGCGAATTTCGGCACCGCCCTCAGCGATGGCGGCAGTGGCGCAGGACAATTCAAGATCAACGGTGTGGCCATCTCCTTCAACGCCACGTCAGACAGCCTCACGAATGTCCTTGATCGTATCAACTCTTCCACCTCCGGGGTGAATGCGAGTTACGATGCTGTGAATGATCGCCTCGTGCTCACCAACAAAGTCACCGGCGACATCGGCGTGGCGATGGAAGACGTGACGGGCAATTTCCTCGCCGCGAGTGGATTAAGCGGCGGCACTTTGGAACGCGGTAAAAATCTGACCTACAAAGTGGATGATGGCCCGGAACTCACGAGCCAGACCAATACCATCACGCAGACCAGTTCTGGCATCACCGGTCTTTCTCTTTCCGTGCTGAAAGAAGGAACTGTAAAGATAGCCGTGTCCAGCGACACCTCGAAGATCAAAACCGCCATCACGGATTTCATGGCGGAATACAACCGTCTGCAAACGGTTGTGGATGGACAGACCGCCAGCACGACGGATGCGAAGGGCAAAGTGACGGCGGGCATCCTCGCGAATGATTCCACCGCTTATGATGTCGGTGCTTCTTTGCGCGCGGAAACGAACAGGATCGTCAACAGTTTGACCGGCTCGCTCAAGCGGCTCGATGACCTGGGCATCACTTCCAACGGTAAAGATAATGCGTTGGCTTTGACCACTTCCACGGCCCTGGACGAAGCGCTCGCGAACAATCTCGCCGGTGTCAAAAAACTTTTTACCGACAGCTCAGATGGCATCGCGACCCGCCTCTCCAAATGGATGGATAAGACCACTGGGGATACAGGCACGTTGACGACCAAGCAAAACAATCTGACCAAGGAAGCAGCCAATCTCGACACCCAGATGCTGGATCTGGAACGCCTCGTGCAGGCCAATAAAAATCGCCTCACCGCCAGCTTCGTGGCGATGGAAGTGGCGCAGGCCAAGATCAAGCAGCAGTCACAATATCTCTCACAGAAATTCGGCAGCTCCACAACTTCGGGCTGATGAATCCCATGCGCCACCACCTCACATTCAAGATCAAGCTGTTTCCCGCCCAAGTCACCTTGGACGGCGAAGTGGTGGCTTTGCCGGTGGAGGAGCGCAAATCACTGCGCAGCATCAAATGCGCGCTGGAAGGGATGGCGCTGCAACGCGAGCGCGTGCTGATCTCGATGGTGGTGGATGGTGTGCCGGTCAGTTTGCAAAGCACGCTCAAAGAAAAGATCGATTTCCGCTTTGTCGCGGGACGGACAGTGAGCATTGATTTTCTCGGATTGGAATTGCTTGTGGCGGCAAGACGCCAGGTGTTGGACTTGATCGACCGCTCGCGCCTCAACGCACTGCAAGTGCTTATCAATCCGCCCACGATCAGTCGCAAGCTCTGGCAGGAGATGCAACCGGACCTGCGTGAACCGTTGCTGACGCTCAGTTTCATGCCGGAGATCGGCTTGGCCTCGGTGGAAGGCCTGCCTGTGATGGCTCCTTCTCTGACTGCTCTCGCAGAAGACCTGCTCGCACTTTCGCGCCGCATGGAACTCCTGATCTGCGAGGAGCAGGATGTCTATGTGCTCTCCGAAGGATTTGAACTGATCGTCTGCTGGCTGGAAAACCTCCAAGAGGCGATCATGCGCGCCCGGAATTCGTTATATGCTGTGTCATTTGACTAGATTCCTGAAGGTGTTCATCGCACTGTTGCCCGGTGTGTGCGCTCTCTTCGTGGGAACTGCGAAGGGCGCAGAGGTGCGGAACTATTTCCAGGCAGAAGGCACAAACGCCCATCCCAAGCGCGTCGTCCTGCTGCCGCTGACTTTTGCTGCCGGTTATCCGGATGAAGGCTGGGCACGAACCAAACTGGAACCGCTTGTGCGAGAAAAGTGGCAACGGATGGAACGGTTTGAGGTGGTCACTGTTTCTGGCGATCAGCTTAAGCGCTGGACCGGCAAGCCGGAGTGGTTGAGCGAGGAGAGATTGCCGCCACGGCTGCTCGAACGTCTGGAATCAGAAACCGGTTGTGATGCGGTCATCTTCACCCATGTGCTGGGTTTTACCGCTTATCCGCCATTATCCCTCGGTTGGAAGATGCGGATGGTGACCATTGCGGAGGCCAAAACTCTTTGGGCCGTGGAATCCTGGTTTGATGGCAAACCGGAGCGCAAAATCGGCAGCCTCTTCAAAAATATCAGCCTTTTTGATGCTTTGGAAGCCTCAGGCTGGAAAGAGAGGAATTCGCCAGAGTTGTTGGCCCGCAACAGTTTAGACAAAGCTCTTCTCACCTTGCCATATCCACAGCTTATTTTGCCTAAAGTTTCTGCCAAACCTGCCGATACCCAAGCAAGAGTTGGCGCGAACCAACAGCAACCTCGCCTGCCAGCGAAGGAAAAGAAGTATGGAAATCAATCTGAACCAGCCACTGGTACCGCTACCGCGGACGTCGGGTCCGGTTCCGTCGAAAGCCCCGGCGAAGTCGCCGACTGATGAGACGGCCTTTGACCGCTCTCAATCCTTGGACCGCGCCTTGGCGCAGACCCCAGATGTCCGAGCCGATGTCATCGCCCGGGCCAAGAAGCTGGTGGCAGACCCGGCTTACCCGCCCACGGAAACAATCCGCAAGATCGCCAACCTGTTGGCTGTGAATCTAGAAAACGGCAACTGACCTGAAATCTGACGTCCTCAAAAAACCTCTTATGCGTCAAACCAATCTGCTCCGTTCCTATCGCCAGGTGGCCACCCAGACCGCTCCTCCGGGACAACTCGTCTTGATGCTTTTTGAGGGCGCCATCCGGTTTTTGGAACGGGCCATGACGGGCTTCGAGCTCGAAGACCCGATCGATTGCAACGAGACGATCAGTAACAACGTCATCCGCGCACAAGCGATCATTCACGAGTTGAATGTGTCGCTGAACATGGAAGCTGGCGGGGAATTTTCCCAGACGATGCGCCGGTTGTATAACTACCTCGACTATCGCCTGATGGAGAGCAACCTGAAGAAGGAGCCTGCGGGCATCAAAGAATCGCTTGCCCGCCTCATCACCTTGCGGGATGCGTGGGCCACCATGCTGTCCGGCCAGGGCCCGGCCCAAGCGGTCCAGGAAACGCCTGCTCCGGTGAACATGGCCGCCGCCTGACCTGATTTGCCATGAACACCGCATCTATCTGGTACGACTGGTTGAGCACGTGGCAGGACCTGACCATGGAGGAAGGTAACGCGATCACGGCCGAAGATTGGCCCCGCGTGGCCGAAGCTCAACTGCGCAAAAGCCTTTTGCAGGTGGAGATGGAAGCCTGCCTTGACAGCCAGCCCACCGGGCCTGAATGGTCCAACGAATGGCAGCGTGTGATCCGGTCGGAGCTGCACAATTCCGAGCTGTTGGAAAGCATCTACCAACGGCGCCGGGCAGAAAGCCGGGAGCTGGAAACATCGAGTCAGAATTTGAAATCAGTACGCCGCACTTATGGTGGCGGAAAGGCACTGGCCGGGTGGCAATCCTATGGCTGATGCCGGATCAAAAAGCTCTGGACGGAAACGGATAACGGGAGGAAACTCTGCCTAACGTTCCGGGAGGGCTTGCTCAGGCAGCAGCGTCGTCGTTTGACGACTTGGAAAGATTCACATGAGCCCGGCCTTGGAACAGCGCAGCAGCAACATGACCGTACGAGCGACAGGGTTGAGTTCCACCGCCAGGTACAATGGAAGTGCATCCGTCTGGCTGGAGGCGGGGCACGTGGTGGTGGACCATCTGGGCAAGGTCGTACATCTGGGTGACTCGATGGCCCGTTGGCTGGGATTGAAACAGTTCACGCCGGGCCAAAGCCTCGAACAAACTCTTGCCCCCCGCTTTCCCATCCTGCCGCTGGTTTTTCACGAGATATTGCAGAGCGAGTCGGGTGGTGCGGTTGAATTACGCTCGAGCGATTCCGAATCCGCCGCATGGGTGCAATGCGAAGTGGTGCCCGGTCCCGCCTGCCAGTTCCTGCGGTTCGCTTCCATTTTGCCTCCCCTGTCAGAACTGAGCGAAGGCGCTTGGGATCAGCATTTGCAGAGTGATGCCGCCGTACGCGAGATGTTCCTGCGATCAGTGCGCACCGAAGCACAACTGGGGAGCATCACGCAACGCTGGCCGGGTGTGATCTTCAGCCAGAGTGCGGATTACGGTTTCAGTTTCGCCAGCCAGCGCATCGAGGAGCTTACAGGTTATACGTTGGAGCAATTGCGTCATCGTCCGGGCTTGTTCTGGCAGATGGTCCACGAGGCGGATGCTGACGATTTGCAAACGCAATGGTCCAAGCTGGACCGCCAGAACTCATCCATATCCGTCTCTTACCGTTTGCGTCACGCCACGACGGGACGGGTGGCTTACATCATGGATCAGCGCGAAGCCATTTTTAGCGAGAATGGATTGTTGCTCGGTTTTGAAGGGGTCTGGCTGGATGTCACCCGCCAGACGATCGCGGAACGGCGGCTCTCTTCGGCTGCCTGGAAAGAAACCATCGCCGTGCTGACGATGGGATTGGCCCATGATTTCAGCAACATCATGGCCGGCATCCATTCGCTCAGTGAGGCATTCACGGCGGAACTGGACTCTTCCCATCCCCACCATGAAGGTCTGGCGCTCATCCGCCAGAATGCGATGCAAGCAAGTCATCTCGTTCGCCGCATCCTGAGCCTGCACAATGACAAAGTGGGCGAGCTCAATTACTACAATCTTAACGAGGTGGTGGCAGACACGGTAGAACTGATGCGCAAAACAGTCCCGCGTCGCATCGACATCCGCACAGTGTTGCATGCCGAAGGACTGCCGCTCTTCGTCGATGCCGTGGAACTGCGCCAGGTGGCGATCAATCTCATGGTCAATGCCATGGATGCGATGCCGTTGGGCGGTATGCTTGAAGTATCCACATCATTGCACGAGAACGTGGATGCCGCCGGACTCGTGATCGGTCATGTAGGCCGTTCGCCCGTGATCTGCCTGACGGTGAAGGACACCGGTTGCGGCATCCCGCAGAGCAAACTCGGTTCTATCTTCGATCCGTTCTTCACCACCAAGGCGGTGAACAAAGGCTCGGGTCTTGGTCTTTACAACGCCCGGCTTTTCGTGGAGAAACATCACGGTGCGATCAGCGTGGACTCGCATTTGGGCGCGGGCGCGACATTCAAAGTCTGGCTGCCGCAGGCGGATTTCACGGAGAACGACCGTGTGGAGCCCACGGGCCTGCCGGTGAGACACACGATCCTGCTGTTGGGGCGCAGCGGCCGTCCGATGGAGCGCATGCTGCAATATCTGCGCGAACACGGGCTCTATGTGGTAGGCTGCCTCAGCGCGGATTCCGCGCAAGAAGCCTTGAGCAGTCCGCAGTATCAGTTCGCCGCTGTGCTGGGATTGTGTGACCGGGACAGTGAATGGATATGGAGCTTTCTGGGCACCCAGCGCCAGCTGCGGAGCCCGTTGAAAGCGGCTGTTCAAATCTTGGGCCATAATGTCGATGAGTTGAACACTCAGTTCATGACGGGGGCAGACATGATATTTTCTCCAGACACATCCGAGCTGGAATTGCTGACGCGGTTGCAGAGCCTGCTGCCTGCCGCTGAACCGCCGACGCCATGAGCACGTCCACAGCCAACAACACTTCGCCACACCGCATCCTCATCGTAGATGACGAGGAGATCGTGATGGTCGGCCTGCGCGAGACGCTCACGCGCGCGGGGTATCAAGTAAAGACATCTTCAAATCCTCTGCCCGCCTTGGAACTGCTCCAGCAGGAACAGTTCGCCGTGATCATCTCGGATCATCAGATGCCGCAGATGACGGGTTTGGAATTCCTGGCATTGGCCAAGCAGATCCAGCCGGATGCCACACGCATCTTGATCACTGCAGTGTTGAGCCTCGATACGGTGATCGATGCCATCAACAAGGGAGAGATATACCGTTTCATCGTCAAACCGTGGCTCCGGGAAGAATTGCTGGCGACCGTGAAGAATGCCGCCCAGCGCTTCGACCTCTTGTGCAAGAACGCTTTGTTGCAAGCGACCACGCTGGCGATGAACGACAAGCTCACCCAGTTGAACCGCGAGCTTGAAGCGCGTGTGAAGCAGGTGGATGAACAAAACCAGCGTCTAGCTGTGTTGAATGAAGCGCTGCAGACGAACCTGTTCCGTTCCGTGGAATTGTGCCTGCATACGATGGAGTCTTTTTATCCCACGTTGGGCAGCCAAGGCCGTCGAGTGCATGATATCTGCGATGCGATAGGCCATTCACTGAATTTCCCGCCTGAGCAACAACAGGCTTTTGAGATCAGCGCCTGGCTGCACGACATCGGTCTTGTAAGTGTTCCGCGCCAGATCATCCGCAAGTGGCAGACGGAACCTCACAAGCTCAATGAGAGCGACAAGGCGATCATCCGGCAGCATCCCATCTTGGGCCAGGAGCTTGCCCGCTTCGTGCACGATCTCGAGATTGTGGGCCTGATCATCCGTTCGCATCACGAGCGCTTTGATGGCCAGGGCTATCCCGACATGCTCCAGGGTGAGCAGATCCCATGGTCCGCACGTCTTCTCGCGGTGGCAGTTGGCTACGCGGACAGCATCTATTTGACGGATAAGGACGCGCTCGAAGCCGTCAAACTTGGCAGCGGCAAAGCTTACGATCCAGAAGCAGTCCGGGCATTTCTGCGGGCCTTGCCCGATGCTCAAATACCAGCGCGCCAGCGTGAAGTGCTTTTGAGTGAATTGCGTCCCGGCATGGTGCTCGCCCGCGGCATCTATACTCCCAGTGGCATTCTCCTCATCCCTGAGGGGCAGCAGTTGAATGGGCCCTCCATCGATAAATTGCTAAACCACAATCAAATTAATCCGATAAGCCAGTCGTTAGTAGTCTATTGCTAATGACTTCCGGAAGCAGGTTGGCTGGCGCACCGTCGCCGGCTGAGTCTGACGGAGCGCGTGCCCAGTGGTGGCGCAATCTGTTCGAAGGCTCAGATGATGCCCATTTTGTCTGCCGTTCCAACGGCGAAGTGGTCGAAGCAAACCGCCGTGCCCGCGAGTTCTTCCCCTGTCCGCCAGGTGAGCGGTTGAATCTCCTCGATTTGTTGACGGATCAGGTGGCTGCGAGAGTCCGTGGTATCCTGGCGCGTCGGCGCGATCATCAGGAAAGCATCAGTGGTGTCTCCCTGCTCACGCATGGACGGCTTACGCTCATCGCCGATCTCGTGCTCACTCCGCTGGGGCCGACGTGTGCTTTGTTGACGTTGCGGGATGCGACACGTCGCTGGCGGATGGAATCGCATATGCAGCGCCTTGCCACGGCGATCGATTCCACTTCAGATGTCTTTTATCTCACGGATGCCGAGTGCCGCATCACGTTCGTCAACGCTGCATTCCAAGATGTCACCGGGCACAGCATCGAGGATGCCTTGGGGCGCGATTCCAATTTCCTGCGTGCTGAGCACCAGGAGAAGACGGTCAAAGAATATCTAAAAGCCGTTCAGGGAGGACGCGACTGGTCTGGCGAGCTGGTGAATGTGCGCAGTGATGGCAGCACGTATCCCGTCGCGGCCACCATCTCACCGATCAATGATCGCAATGGTGAATTCATCGGGTTCGTGGCGAATGAACGCGAGATCACCGCCTGGAAGCGGCTGCAGGATGAAGTGCTGATGGAGCGCAATTACGCGCGCAGCATCATCGATTCCATCGAGTCCGCGATCTACACGGTGGACCGGCACCTCAAGTTGACGCATGTGAACGAAGCATGGCGCAAGTTTCCCGCCGAGCATGGCTGGCTTGATATGAAGCAGGCACCCAGGACGGGCGCATATCTGCTGGATCACGTCCGCAGTTTAGAACAGAAGGAGCAGTTGCGCGGCTACTTTGAGCAGGCGCTTTACACACGCCAGCCGGTGGAGTTCCAGACGAATTGCGGCGGGCGTCACTGGTTCTCGCGCATCTCCCCCTGGCTGCATGCGGGCGAGGTGATCGGCCTTATCTATCAGGTTTCAGACCAGACGGGTTTTCATAAGTTGCAGAACCAGCTCTATCAGGCGCAGAAGATGGAGACGGTCGGTACACTGGCCGCGGGTGTCGCGCATGATTTCAACAATCTGCTGCAAGTCATCCGCGGCAATACGACCTTGCTGGGCATGAACAAACAGTTGTCTGAGGACGTGCTGGCACGTCTGCAACAGGTTGATCGCGCCGCTTCCCGTGCCGCCGAGATCACACAGCAGCTGCTCTCTTTCAGTCGCGCTTCCGAGGAGAAGATCACGATCTTCGATTTCAACCAGGCGATCGAGGAAGCCAGCCAGTTGGCGCGAAGGTCTTTGCGTGGAAACGTGGACCTGCTGCTGATGCCCTCGCCCGTGCCTGCTTGCGTGAAGATGGATGCGACACGTGCGAGCCAGTTATTGCTGAACTTGTGCGTGAATGCCCAGGATGCCATGCCTCAGGGCGGACAGCTTGCGCTGACCAACGGTGTCTCCGTCCTCTCCCATGAGCAGGTCACGCAGCATCGCCTGCCGATCGGCTCGCGGTTCGTGAAATGCAGCGTACGGGACACGGGCACCGGCATTCCGGCGAATGTGCTGCCGCGTATCTTTGACCCATTTTTCACGACCAAGGGACCGGGCAAAGGCACTGGCCTGGGACTGGCCGTAGCACACAGCGTGGTGCGACAAGCGGGTGGTTTCCTCGAAGTGGAAACGGCGGCCGGCGAAGGCACCACGTTTCATATCTATCTGCCGTTGGTGGAGGGAGGAAACACGGCTTTCGTTAAGAAAGCCCCGAGCACTTTGCCGAAAGGATGCGGTCGCATCCTGATCGTGGATGATCTGGATATGATCCGGGATTTCGCGGCGAATTTCCTCACGGCAGCAGGGTTTGAAGTCGTCGCCGCCTCCGATGCCGATGACGCGACGACGAAACTGCACATGGCCGAGCAGCCTTTCGACCTGATGTTGACGGATTATAACATGCCGGGCCGTAACGGCGTGGAACTGATCCATCATGCAGCAGTGGAATGGCCGGAGATGAAGTTTATTCTGGCATCGGGTTATCTGGAAGAGGAGGAGCGGCAGGCGATCGAGAAATTCCGGGACGTTCGTGTGTTGCGCAAGCCTTACAACATGCATGAGGCGGTCTCGCTGATCATGAACCAGTTGCAGAAAGGGCATTAAGAATGACCAATGAGGAAACCTGAACGACCAAGGAATGAAGCAATGACAAGTATCTAATCGCCGTGTTTTCCACGAGTTCTGGAATCTAAAGCCAAGTTTGCTCTCATTTCATGTCTTCATTCGTCATTTTTCATTCTTTCGTCATTAACCTGCAGGTTCACAAAGATTCCTTAAGGCCAGCTTTTCTCCTGCCGATACAGCTTCTGAGTAATGTTGCGCTATTGCACTTATGACTGATCTACCTGTCGCGTTGGGTCGCCTTGCCGACCAGATTGCCTTGGAGCTGGCTTTTGCCGAGCCGGGCAAGGACAATGGTCTGCTGCCGATCAACAGTATGCTGGGCCAGGTCGAAGATTTGCTGGCTGAAACGCCCGACGCAACCGTGACCGAAGGCCTGGTCTTTGCCAGAGAGGTGCTGGATAGAACTTTTTTGGAAAGCGGACTGTTCACCACTGAAGTGCTCGCTCAGCTCAACCTCTGGACTCAGTGGTTGCAAATGGCAGCCAAGGCTTTGGAGGCCGCCACCAAGCCGGCTGCATGGGGCGTCCCCGGCGAGATCTCCTGCAAAAAGGAAAGCCCGCCTGCAAACCCGGCTTCGCCCACTGGAGATGAATTCATCGAAGAAGCGCTGACGCTCAATCTGGAGAATGATGCCGAGTTGTTGCGCGAGTTCATCAATGAATCGCACGAACATCTTCAAAACATCGAGCTGGGCGTGCTCACGCTTGAGGAACATCCGACGGATGGAGACACGCTTAACTCCATCTTCCGCGCGTTTCATACTTTCAAAGGCGGTTCTGGGTTCCTGAATCTCCGGCCCATCAACAAACTGGCGCATGAGCTGGAATCCCTGCTTGATCTCGCCCGTCAGCACAAGCTCGCCATCACGGCACCGGTCATCAACTTGATCCTTTCCGGTGGTGATACGTTGAAGCGTTTCGTGCAGCAGATCGACGCGCAGATCAGCGGTAATGCACCGGAGACGCCGGTGGTCATCCCCATCGGTGGGTTGCTGGCACGAATCAAAGCGGTCATCGAGGAGGGCGGCAAAGCTGAAGCAATGGCGCCCGTTGTCGAAGAGAGAGCAGTCATCGCTCCGGTGGGAACTGCTCAAGCCATTCAGGCGGACAACGCAACTGCATCTGAAACCACGCCCAAGGCGGGCATGAGCGCGTCTTTCGTGAAGGTGGATACCGTCAAGCTCGACAGTCTCGTGGATCTTGTCGGTGAGATGGTCATCGCGCAATGCATGGTGGCGCAGGATAAAGAAATCGTACGCAATGCGAATCCGTTGCTGACACGGAATCTGGCCCAGCTCGGTCGTATCACGCGTGAACTGCAACGCACAGCGATGTCGCTTCGCATGATGCCGATCCGCTCGACGTTCCAGAAGATGACGCGACTGGTCCGCGATCTTTCCCAGAAGGCCGGCAAGCAGGTGGAGTTGCACCTGAGCGGAGAGGACACGGAACTGGACCGCACGATCGTGGAAGAGATCAGCGATCCGTTGATCCACATGGTTCGAAATGCCGTGGATCATGGTATCGAACGTGCCGAGAAGCGGATGGCACAGGGCAAAGCGCCTTTCGGCAAAGTGTGGTTGCGTGCGTATCATAAAGGCGGCAGCATCGTCATCGAGATCAAGGATGATGGCGCGGGGCTCAATGCAGAGCGGATCAAGCAGAAAGGCATTGAGAAGGGCCTGCTGGCACCGGATGCGAACCCGACGGACAAGGAGATTTTCAATCTTATCTTTGCACCAGGTTTCTCAACGGCTGAAAAGATCACGGACATCTCTGGCCGTGGTGTAGGCATGGATGTCGTGAGGCGGAACATCGAACATTTGCGCGGACGTGTGGAGATCGAATCCGTGCCGGGGCAGGGAACGACGTTCGCGATCTATCTGCCTCTGACCTTGGCGATCATTGATGGATTGCTGGTAAGCGTGGGTACTGAAAAATTCATTCTGCCGACTCTGTCGGTGCGCGAGTCTTTCCGCCCAGCACCGCAGATGATCTCCAGTGTGCAAGAGCGCGGTGAGATGGTGAACGTGCGCGGACGTCTGCTGCCTTTGTTGCGTTTGAACCGTCATTTTAACATCACCACAAAAGCATCTCGTGCGGAAGAAGGCGTGATCGTGGTGCTCGAAGCCGACAACGAAAGCCGTTGCGTGCTGGTGGATGAACTGCTGGGCAAACAGGAAGTCGTGATCAAGACGCTGGGCAGCATGTTCAAGGAGAGCCTTTCGCTCGCTGGTGCCGCTATCTTGGGAGACGGCCGCGTGGGCTTGATCCTGGATGTGAACCATCTCGTAAAACTCGAAGCTGACGTGCTCTCCCGAGCCGCTTAAACCTCAACCAATAAATTTATGGCAACCACATTGAATGAAACGGCCGCTACGACCGCACGTGCGGTGGCGGGCAAATATCTGACATTTGCGCTGGGACGCGAGTCCTACGGCGTAGCCGTCCTGAAAGTGCGCGAGATCATCCGCGTGGTGGATATCACCGCCGTGCCGCAGATGCCCGAGTATGTGAAGGGCGTGATCAACCTGCGTGGCAAGATCATCCCCGTGGTGGATTTGCGCATCAAGTTCGCCCTCGCCAAGGCGGAGACGACCGAGAGCACGTGCATCGTGGTGGTGCAGATCCAAGGTGCGAGCGGGCTCAAGACGCAGATCGGACTCATCGTGGATGCGGT is from Verrucomicrobiia bacterium and encodes:
- a CDS encoding chemotaxis protein CheA, which translates into the protein MTDLPVALGRLADQIALELAFAEPGKDNGLLPINSMLGQVEDLLAETPDATVTEGLVFAREVLDRTFLESGLFTTEVLAQLNLWTQWLQMAAKALEAATKPAAWGVPGEISCKKESPPANPASPTGDEFIEEALTLNLENDAELLREFINESHEHLQNIELGVLTLEEHPTDGDTLNSIFRAFHTFKGGSGFLNLRPINKLAHELESLLDLARQHKLAITAPVINLILSGGDTLKRFVQQIDAQISGNAPETPVVIPIGGLLARIKAVIEEGGKAEAMAPVVEERAVIAPVGTAQAIQADNATASETTPKAGMSASFVKVDTVKLDSLVDLVGEMVIAQCMVAQDKEIVRNANPLLTRNLAQLGRITRELQRTAMSLRMMPIRSTFQKMTRLVRDLSQKAGKQVELHLSGEDTELDRTIVEEISDPLIHMVRNAVDHGIERAEKRMAQGKAPFGKVWLRAYHKGGSIVIEIKDDGAGLNAERIKQKGIEKGLLAPDANPTDKEIFNLIFAPGFSTAEKITDISGRGVGMDVVRRNIEHLRGRVEIESVPGQGTTFAIYLPLTLAIIDGLLVSVGTEKFILPTLSVRESFRPAPQMISSVQERGEMVNVRGRLLPLLRLNRHFNITTKASRAEEGVIVVLEADNESRCVLVDELLGKQEVVIKTLGSMFKESLSLAGAAILGDGRVGLILDVNHLVKLEADVLSRAA
- a CDS encoding chemotaxis protein CheW, which gives rise to MATTLNETAATTARAVAGKYLTFALGRESYGVAVLKVREIIRVVDITAVPQMPEYVKGVINLRGKIIPVVDLRIKFALAKAETTESTCIVVVQIQGASGLKTQIGLIVDAVEEVTNIAASDIEETPDFGTSLDTEYILGMAKLKGGVKTLLDIDKVLLAGAIEKITQKAQQG
- a CDS encoding PAS domain S-box protein yields the protein MTSGSRLAGAPSPAESDGARAQWWRNLFEGSDDAHFVCRSNGEVVEANRRAREFFPCPPGERLNLLDLLTDQVAARVRGILARRRDHQESISGVSLLTHGRLTLIADLVLTPLGPTCALLTLRDATRRWRMESHMQRLATAIDSTSDVFYLTDAECRITFVNAAFQDVTGHSIEDALGRDSNFLRAEHQEKTVKEYLKAVQGGRDWSGELVNVRSDGSTYPVAATISPINDRNGEFIGFVANEREITAWKRLQDEVLMERNYARSIIDSIESAIYTVDRHLKLTHVNEAWRKFPAEHGWLDMKQAPRTGAYLLDHVRSLEQKEQLRGYFEQALYTRQPVEFQTNCGGRHWFSRISPWLHAGEVIGLIYQVSDQTGFHKLQNQLYQAQKMETVGTLAAGVAHDFNNLLQVIRGNTTLLGMNKQLSEDVLARLQQVDRAASRAAEITQQLLSFSRASEEKITIFDFNQAIEEASQLARRSLRGNVDLLLMPSPVPACVKMDATRASQLLLNLCVNAQDAMPQGGQLALTNGVSVLSHEQVTQHRLPIGSRFVKCSVRDTGTGIPANVLPRIFDPFFTTKGPGKGTGLGLAVAHSVVRQAGGFLEVETAAGEGTTFHIYLPLVEGGNTAFVKKAPSTLPKGCGRILIVDDLDMIRDFAANFLTAAGFEVVAASDADDATTKLHMAEQPFDLMLTDYNMPGRNGVELIHHAAVEWPEMKFILASGYLEEEERQAIEKFRDVRVLRKPYNMHEAVSLIMNQLQKGH